Proteins encoded together in one Mycobacterium simiae window:
- a CDS encoding NHL repeat-containing protein, whose amino-acid sequence MSKHHRGGLICRVVPLALTAGIAVSMAGCSTAGSGAPVSQPAPAPSATHAISYAPQVVLPFGDLINHAAGVAVDSDDNVYVLDLHYGQVWEMPTGTTRPKPLPFAGLGRAVDIAADRAGNLYVTDDDKHRVLKLTPGISNPTVLPFNGLKLIAGVAVDTAGDVYVSDSGSKRVWKLSPGSTIPIALPLNDIDNAGVAVDRSGSVYVVDSGGKRVVKLAPDTATATTATTPTVLPLPDLSAPTQVAVGATGDVYVVDLRPSRVLKLAAGASAPTVLPFTDLKKPSSVAVDGKGNVYVNDGLHFRILKLPVQ is encoded by the coding sequence ATGTCGAAACATCATCGCGGTGGCCTGATCTGTCGTGTCGTTCCGCTGGCGCTAACGGCCGGTATCGCGGTCTCGATGGCGGGATGCTCGACAGCCGGGTCCGGCGCGCCGGTCTCACAACCGGCGCCCGCACCGAGTGCCACCCACGCCATCAGCTATGCCCCGCAAGTAGTTCTGCCCTTCGGTGACTTGATCAACCACGCCGCCGGCGTAGCAGTGGACAGCGATGACAACGTGTACGTGCTCGACTTGCACTACGGCCAGGTGTGGGAGATGCCGACGGGCACGACGAGACCCAAGCCGCTACCCTTCGCCGGACTCGGCCGCGCCGTCGATATTGCGGCCGATAGGGCCGGCAACCTTTATGTCACCGACGATGACAAACACCGGGTGCTGAAATTGACGCCGGGGATCAGCAATCCCACCGTGCTGCCGTTCAACGGTCTCAAGCTCATCGCCGGTGTTGCGGTCGACACCGCGGGCGACGTCTACGTCAGCGACTCAGGCAGCAAGCGAGTGTGGAAGCTATCCCCTGGGTCGACTATCCCAATTGCCCTGCCGCTCAACGATATTGACAATGCCGGGGTGGCGGTGGACCGCAGCGGCAGCGTCTATGTAGTCGACTCCGGTGGCAAGCGGGTAGTCAAGCTGGCCCCCGATACCGCGACAGCCACCACAGCCACCACCCCGACGGTGCTGCCGCTCCCCGACCTCTCGGCACCCACGCAGGTGGCGGTGGGCGCCACTGGCGATGTCTATGTCGTCGATCTGAGGCCAAGTCGCGTGTTGAAATTGGCGGCCGGCGCGAGCGCTCCCACCGTGTTGCCGTTCACCGACCTCAAGAAACCGTCCAGTGTGGCGGTCGACGGCAAGGGCAACGTGTACGTCAACGACGGCCTGCACTTCCGTATCCTCAAGCTGCCGGTCCAGTGA
- a CDS encoding HAD-IA family hydrolase — translation MALLQGKRILFDIDGTLIDSTETVERSWDIWATEYGVDYHEVLKVCHGRRTEDTVARFVAPQHRIAATARQLALQEQADLAGVSALPGARRLLAALPPGHWAAVTSGPRSLMAARLVAAGLPEPQLLIGAEDVSTGKPNPESYLKAAAGLGFQAQECLVVEDAPAGVGAGRAAGAQVLALTTTHDATELAGADLVVTDLSCVRVEVTDKGVALIT, via the coding sequence ATGGCGCTGCTGCAGGGCAAGAGGATTCTGTTCGACATCGATGGCACCTTGATCGACTCCACCGAAACAGTCGAGCGGTCCTGGGACATCTGGGCCACGGAGTACGGCGTCGACTATCACGAGGTACTCAAGGTCTGTCATGGCCGGCGAACCGAGGACACGGTCGCGCGGTTCGTCGCACCACAGCACCGGATCGCAGCGACAGCTCGCCAACTCGCGCTGCAGGAGCAGGCCGATCTCGCCGGTGTCTCCGCGCTACCGGGCGCACGTCGACTGCTAGCCGCCCTCCCGCCAGGTCACTGGGCTGCGGTGACCTCCGGACCGCGGTCATTGATGGCTGCTCGACTGGTGGCAGCAGGACTCCCAGAACCGCAGTTGCTGATCGGTGCCGAAGATGTGTCGACCGGCAAGCCAAACCCGGAGAGCTACCTCAAGGCGGCCGCCGGGCTGGGCTTCCAGGCGCAGGAGTGTCTGGTCGTCGAGGACGCGCCCGCGGGCGTCGGCGCCGGCCGAGCGGCCGGGGCGCAAGTACTGGCCCTCACGACCACTCACGATGCGACCGAACTGGCGGGCGCCGACCTCGTGGTCACCGATCTGTCCTGCGTTCGCGTCGAAGTCACTGACAAGGGTGTGGCCTTGATCACCTAA
- a CDS encoding esterase translates to MSTNLFRRGMLAAAVAAVVSASAAGCDASPPGRPTPSTTASPGVSTSIAAQGQSACTDLGGTVEADRNCHVRSATSSYQVDVRFPVDYPDIPAVVDFLKRDRTAFLDWVTKFGPLGGRGRPYQYIVTARDFRSGTAESGTRSLVLTIDNDTGLSHEGHPNTTFQAFNFDLGKRVPITFGTLFKPGTTPLDILNPIVRRELDAPTADLDEKTYQNFAITDEAVVFFFGQDQVVPDNAGPHRVTVSRADLAAVLA, encoded by the coding sequence ATGAGCACCAACCTGTTTCGACGCGGCATGCTGGCCGCAGCGGTGGCTGCGGTCGTCTCCGCGAGTGCGGCCGGGTGCGATGCGTCGCCTCCCGGGCGACCGACCCCATCGACGACCGCATCGCCAGGGGTGAGCACATCGATTGCGGCGCAAGGACAATCGGCGTGCACCGATCTGGGTGGCACTGTCGAAGCTGACCGTAACTGCCACGTCCGCAGCGCCACCTCCTCCTACCAGGTCGACGTGCGCTTTCCCGTCGACTACCCGGACATTCCGGCGGTGGTCGATTTCCTGAAACGTGACCGCACCGCATTCCTTGATTGGGTCACCAAGTTCGGGCCCTTGGGGGGTCGGGGTCGGCCGTATCAGTACATCGTCACCGCAAGAGATTTCCGTTCGGGGACGGCGGAGTCCGGCACCCGAAGTCTGGTGCTCACAATCGACAACGACACCGGCCTGTCTCATGAAGGCCACCCGAATACGACGTTCCAGGCGTTCAACTTCGACCTCGGCAAGCGCGTTCCGATCACATTCGGCACTCTGTTCAAGCCGGGGACCACGCCGTTGGACATTCTCAATCCGATCGTCCGGCGTGAACTCGACGCACCGACCGCCGACCTCGATGAGAAGACCTATCAAAACTTCGCGATCACCGACGAGGCGGTAGTTTTCTTTTTCGGCCAAGACCAAGTGGTGCCCGACAATGCGGGGCCGCACAGAGTCACGGTGTCCCGCGCCGACCTCGCCGCGGTGTTGGCCTAA
- a CDS encoding class I SAM-dependent methyltransferase — translation MLTTTKRAQYDFICETLQHGTAALNFTLSLLEKSYKSHFPRHASDVSALLEDACKYLLDAGDGNELYRVTEEVHRQFFKSDGIGSWFSEGYSAYKSQRKPKQDFNNFADAISGNSVLDFGCGRGHLAVLIARAGFDCYTTDVMDYRCEDAGVLPFRQMASPVDVPYPDDMFDSAIVKTVLHHVDEPDLIPLLTNLRRVAQRLIIEEDTFGVAGEPLGAAASQSEIIEFNKLTDRDQFRVLVLIDFFGNAVAQGLVDMNFGCQFKKISEWYSLFDALGFRVLETEVGGFRPGNIHKTCQVRFVVDRTEAL, via the coding sequence GTGTTAACAACCACCAAACGAGCCCAATACGACTTTATATGTGAAACCTTGCAGCATGGTACGGCGGCGCTGAACTTTACGTTGTCACTGTTGGAGAAGAGTTACAAATCCCACTTCCCTCGCCACGCCAGCGATGTGAGCGCGCTCCTAGAGGATGCATGCAAATACTTGCTCGATGCGGGTGACGGCAATGAATTGTATCGAGTGACCGAAGAGGTGCATCGGCAATTCTTCAAATCCGACGGGATCGGGTCCTGGTTCAGCGAAGGCTACTCCGCATATAAGTCGCAGCGTAAGCCGAAACAGGATTTCAACAATTTCGCTGACGCCATTAGCGGTAATTCTGTTCTCGACTTCGGCTGCGGCCGAGGTCATCTTGCCGTATTGATCGCCCGCGCCGGCTTTGACTGCTACACCACGGACGTCATGGACTACCGTTGCGAGGACGCTGGCGTGCTGCCTTTCCGCCAGATGGCATCGCCCGTTGACGTCCCCTACCCGGACGACATGTTCGACAGTGCGATCGTCAAAACCGTCCTCCACCACGTTGATGAACCCGACCTAATTCCGCTGTTGACCAATTTGCGGCGCGTTGCACAGCGGTTGATCATCGAGGAGGACACTTTCGGCGTCGCGGGTGAGCCACTCGGGGCCGCGGCGAGCCAGTCCGAAATCATCGAATTCAACAAATTAACGGATAGAGATCAATTCCGGGTACTGGTCCTGATTGATTTCTTTGGTAATGCCGTCGCCCAAGGACTTGTCGATATGAATTTCGGCTGCCAATTCAAGAAAATTAGCGAGTGGTACTCGTTGTTCGACGCTCTCGGGTTCCGTGTTTTGGAGACCGAAGTCGGCGGTTTCCGCCCCGGCAATATTCACAAAACCTGCCAGGTTCGCTTTGTCGTTGATCGCACCGAAGCGCTATAA
- a CDS encoding DoxX family protein, which yields MDVVLWVVSAAIGLAFAACGVIKLVVPKKRLALRGWSWISELSSATVVFVGLTEIAGGLAMLLPAVLKISPLAAIMLGTAGLIVVMLGAAVVHVRRREPGMIVLNLALLALAELAIWDR from the coding sequence GTGGATGTGGTCTTGTGGGTTGTCAGCGCGGCGATAGGTCTGGCTTTCGCCGCGTGCGGCGTCATCAAGTTAGTCGTACCGAAAAAGCGTCTGGCACTTCGCGGTTGGAGTTGGATCAGCGAACTCAGTTCGGCCACAGTGGTATTCGTCGGATTGACCGAAATTGCCGGCGGCCTGGCAATGCTCTTGCCCGCGGTGCTCAAGATTTCACCGCTGGCGGCGATAATGCTCGGGACGGCCGGCCTCATAGTTGTCATGCTTGGAGCCGCAGTGGTGCACGTGCGCCGGCGTGAACCGGGAATGATCGTGCTGAACTTGGCGCTACTGGCCTTGGCGGAATTGGCGATCTGGGACCGCTAG